One region of Cryptosporidium parvum Iowa II chromosome 4, whole genome shotgun sequence genomic DNA includes:
- a CDS encoding RNA binding protein → MEYKLSPDSESGVRPELENLTVKEINLERQGEEEEDDDEEDDEEASKHINEQRSEGPMCLSGLKSQVARDFVSERQDQMKEKNNGGSKSNSKSTRNKPSRNKANNHRNEDSYQRHIEEDRKCCKKNDLNDDCSYYNRSSLGSANDDLELPKSACNSNKTVNQANYQFEFHHQDLRHYHVSEGFEREDQRHKFFENAKNRGDEPSSLLKGSADSSVLVDRGSLNSSKISHEGSGRSIIQDNNSNTIKGIARVSESDRLDHRFCSDGSATSHTGSNSNVDPIVFCTPHNFGAGYFTVPNAYPAPNVEIKLFVGRVPRNIEEDDLRDLFKLYGRVVNVSVIREKSTGIHRGAALVTMESVAQADFALRELNSIKVLDELRGPLKVQYSTGEPERLGFESESCIPGVDQVKLFVGALPRNIIEDEIRELFSPYGQINEIFIMREPHSGVGKGCAFVKYAFKEQGLFAIKSLHGALTLADVNRPIEVRFASKNHQSSTSSSLIAQGAHLTFGTPAALNFNGHFNFGHHSIQKLHSPRIVGASNNVNNILCNASTLTSSTSPMSQQAPGSSKSSVGIGGTAYQFHNHQSGQHFIGCNSKGLSQSSSHHSLTEQLQIGPFTGVSATGANAVQAGHHPPCGRAITLFDHNGMAVATTTSTAAMFSRSRAVGLPIPASTSATAAAAITANLMPRCIGMWKEYFTSDGKPYYHNELTQVTQWEVPPEFLSFRPNFSREVVGPPGANIFIFNVPYEWDKKSLVGLFCRFGNILSAHLMVDKTSGRNKGVAFVSYDNIHSAAEAVNHMNGFITEQGRKLKVSIKQGQEHFVQHLLKNNLPQGGCSQTGYMENSQNNIQSDSISIAISQNSNDNVNGNNESNTDDNSNNNNDVNVNINNNNSNNSCNNNNHNFSSGPSS, encoded by the coding sequence ATGGAATACAAATTAAGTCCGGATAGTGAATCTGGGGTTAGGCCAGAATTAGAGAATTTAACAGTTAAGGAGATTAATCTAGAACGCCAAGGggaggaggaggaagaTGATGACGAGGAAGATGATGAGGAAGCATCCAAGCATATTAATGAGCAGAGGTCTGAGGGGCCAATGTGTCTAAGCGGACTTAAGTCTCAGGTAGCTCGTGACTTTGTCTCGGAAAGGCAAGATCAGAtgaaagagaaaaataatGGTGGTTCTAAGAGTAATAGTAAATCAACTAGAAATAAGCCTAGTAGAAATAAAGCTAATAATCATAGAAATGAAGATAGCTACCAGCGTCatattgaagaagataGAAAGTGCTGCAAGAAGAATGACTTAAATGACGATTGTTCATATTACAATAGGTCATCACTTGGTTCGGCGAATGATGACTTGGAGCTGCCTAAATCTGCCTGCAACTCTAACAAAACCGTTAATCAGGCTAATTATCAATTCgaatttcatcatcaagATCTCCGCCACTACCATGTTTCAGAAGGCTTTGAGAGGGAAGACCAAAGGCataaattctttgaaaatgCAAAGAATCGGGGAGATGAGCCATCATCACTACTAAAGGGAAGTGCTGACAGCTCAGTACTGGTTGACCGCGGGTCTTTAAATAGCTCAAAAATCTCTCATGAAGGGTCAGGACGCAGTATCATTCAAGACAATAACTCAAATACGATCAAAGGAATTGCCCGAGTATCCGAGTCTGATCGACTTGACCACCGCTTCTGCAGTGATGGAAGCGCTACATCCCACACTGGAAGTAATTCTAATGTTGATCCAATCGTTTTTTGTACTCCACATAATTTTGGAGCGGGTTACTTTACTGTTCCTAACGCTTATCCTGCCCCTAATGTCGAGATAAAGCTGTTTGTGGGTAGGGTTCCAAGgaatattgaagaagatgatcTCCGTGATTTATTTAAGTTGTATGGTCGAGTTGTGAATGTGTCCGTGATCCGGGAAAAGAGTACTGGAATCCATAGAGGAGCAGCTTTGGTTACCATGGAATCTGTTGCGCAAGCAGATTTTGCTCTTAGAGAGCTAAATTCTATTAAGGTATTGGACGAACTTAGAGGGCCTCTTAAGGTCCAATACTCTACGGGGGAGCCTGAAAGACTGGGTTTTGAGAGTGAATCTTGCATTCCAGGAGTTGATCAAGTCAAGCTCTTTGTTGGAGCTCTCCCTAGAAATATCATAGAAGACGAGATTAGGGAGTTATTTTCTCCATATGGGCAAATCAAtgaaatattcattatgAGGGAGCCTCATTCTGGAGTGGGTAAAGGTTGTGCTTTTGTTAAATATGCTTTTAAAGAACAAGGGCTTTTCGCTATCAAGTCTTTACATGGAGCTTTGACCCTTGCAGATGTCAACAGACCAATTGAAGTCCGTTTCGCATCCAAGAACCACCAGTCATCTACTAGCAGCTCCTTAATAGCTCAAGGAGCGCATTTAACTTTTGGAACACCTGCAGCTCTTAACTTTAACGGGCACTTCAACTTTGGCCATCATTCAATTCAAAAACTCCATTCCCCCAGAATTGTTGGAGCCAGTAATAACGttaacaatattttgtGTAATGCTAGCACATTAACTTCTTCGACCTCGCCAATGTCTCAACAAGCCCCTGGCAGCTCAAAGTCTTCAGTTGGAATTGGGGGAACAGCTTACCAATTCCACAACCATCAATCAGGACAACATTTTATTGGATGCAATTCTAAAGGTTTATCGCAAAGTTCAAGCCATCATTCTTTAACCGAACAGCTGCAAATTGGTCCATTTACTGGGGTTAGTGCAACTGGAGCCAATGCTGTACAAGCTGGTCATCATCCCCCATGTGGAAGAGCTATCACGCTATTTGATCACAATGGAATGGCTGTAGCCACAACCACTTCCACGGCTGCGATGTTCTCTCGTTCTCGTGCAGTTGGTCTTCCCATTCCAGCATCCACAAGTGCTACAGCTGCAGCTGCAATTACTGCTAATTTGATGCCAAGGTGTATTGGCATGTGGAAGGAATACTTCACTTCTGATGGTAAGCCATATTACCATAATGAATTAACGCAGGTAACGCAATGGGAGGTTCCTCCAGAATTTTTAAGTTTCCGTCCAAACTTTTCAAGAGAAGTTGTTGGTCCACCTGGAGCaaatatcttcattttcaacGTTCCGTATGAATGGGATAAGAAGAGTCTTGTTGGACTCTTTTGTCGTTTTGGAAATATCCTATCTGCTCATCTTATGGTTGATAAGACTAGTGGCCGAAATAAGGGAGTAGCCTTTGTCTCATATGATAATATCCACTCTGCAGCTGAGGCCGTTAACCATATGAATGGGTTCATCACGGAGCAAGGAAGAAAACTTAAAGTTTCCATCAAGCAAGGTCAAGAACACTTCGTCCAGcatttattgaagaataaTTTGCCTCAGGGAGGATGCAGCCAAACGGGCTATATGGAGAActctcaaaataatattcagaGTGATTCGATTTCTATCGCCATTTCCCAGAATTCTAATGATAATGTTAATGGTAATAATGAAAGTAATACTGAtgataatagtaataataataatgatgtaaatgttaatattaataacaataatagtaataatagttGCAATAATAACAACCACAACTTCAGTTCTGGACCGTCCTCATAA
- a CDS encoding Vps53-N family protein involved invacuolar protein sorting, with protein sequence MKVLQMCEQASETGDEELIFALFGNKLDKLESEDFTLDGYINESFPNEQSLSCLPEKIEETTKILEEIDLEIGKELRNIASSNLIDGFEKNLKIFENELIPMIKEKEVQHEQFKKDVEFILGNICELDQVHNNLTNIVNLLESLSIGNIIRAEIKSLMSSRAYSELVPILILAYDLSTFLGSQKENNKAMIEIFNQSKQDKVYQEIQNSLSEMEKLFGLLKQQITEDFLALIDPYILFLGGIDHQDNMNSQITPPQHLEAPEEFRKQMKSCCYCVELIGDDFRAEIVDMFTTKLLEPYCRLFSYSQTENFFGTQNKMIGQNKEKVTLSATGVEFIERRFGWYRRCMKEYEQQFGEIFLTKWELQTILTEKFFTYTRKDLLQTLGYIGYLLDNQTIFEYSLKCNQFEEYISSKFAQLYDQKILFAELEKENLQEVLNTKINNKVIREFCKKFKTEYGNISHLNTSKNSNLGSSKNKLKQEMLEYTFSLDSGKIRYPQTKRLLTECFVPYLASFLELEKEFLLKKVTKELAPDEKMTENIQIRRETDILGQYETIPLIWTSSKNLSQLINTVFQQIEHLIDYDDIYLQFNALVLQIVQTYIDQKIISCNIQRALDKITNNNIYSGGSSFENIVEAVVTTVSTQTSKVAATTGGILFTSVSHDHINSELKYNARRLAATLGSIDYLEWIHARLEYMTKGSRINDTLEFIEVNADARSRDLRPRGQNVMFSNYMWVSKRKILGCVVKELSRPLTLSMSEWYTKKTQKLNEMMMVKGILESELPTLGNSFTGGISSLAQVLGESLVKQYVQYSQYMPTIYKYSIISQVMMHSLRNNWKFVVSLKGPLHYGTLEVVVNEQQKLSSLFLELPSYFPAMYVPRAYVNNVKVIMSKSIVFLRIAQKKAAQMNDSQLDQTSIQHFTTQLYRNLEIEPERDELSAFHINLALRLGNNTGQHQQLRPT encoded by the coding sequence atgaAGGTTTTGCAAATGTGCGAACAAGCGAGCGAAACTGGTGATGAAGAACTCATTTTTGCGCTATTTGGAAACAAGTTAGATAAGTTAGAATCTGAAGATTTTACTTTGGATGGCTACATCAATGAGAGTTTTCCTAATGAACAGAGTTTGTCCTGTTTACCtgaaaaaattgaagaaactACTAAGATCTTAGAAGAAATAGATTTAGAAATTGGTAAGgaattaagaaatataGCCTCAagtaatttaattgatGGTTTTGAGAAgaacttgaaaatatttgaaaatgaactTATTCCAATGattaaagagaaagaagTACAGCATGAACAATTTAAGAAAGATGTTGAGTTTATTTTGGGAAATATTTGTGAATTAGATCAAGttcataataatttaacTAATATTGTGAATTTATTGGAAAGTTTGAGTATTGGTAATATTATCAGAGCCGAGATTAAAAGTCTTATGAGCTCCAGAGCATATAGTGAATTGGTTCCAATACTCATTTTGGCCTATGACTTATCAACTTTTTTGGGAAGCcagaaagaaaataacaAAGCTATGATAGAAATTTTTAATCAAAGCAAACAGGATAAGGTTTATcaagaaattcaaaatagCTTATCTGAAATGGAAAAGCTCTTTGGCTTACTTAAACAGCAAATTACCGAAGATTTCCTAGCGCTAATAGATCcatatattttattccTAGGAGGAATAGATCATCAAGACAATATGAATTCTCAAATCACTCCCCCTCAGCACTTGGAGGCACCAGAAGAGTTCAGAAAACAAATGAAATCATGTTGTTATTGCGTGGAATTAATTGGGGATGATTTCCGTGCCGAAATAGTGGACATGTTCACTACAAAATTGCTTGAACCTTATTGTAGGTTATTTAGTTATAGTCAAACAGAAAATTTCTTTGGTACTCAAAACAAAATGATTGGAcaaaacaaagaaaaagtCACGTTATCAGCTACTGGAGTAGAATTCATTGAAAGAAGGTTTGGGTGGTATAGAAGGTGTATGAAAGAATATGAACAACAATTTGGAGAGATTTTTCTCACAAAATGGGAACTCCAAACAATATTAACTGAAAAATTCTTCACATATACTAGGAAAGATTTACTACAAACATTGGGATATATTGGATATCTATTGGATAATCAAACCATTTTTGAATACAGCTTGAAATGTAATCAATTCGAGGAATAtatatcttcaaaatttgcCCAGCTATATGATCAAAAAATACTATTTGCAGAACTAGAGAAGGAAAATCTTCAAGAAGTTCTAAATActaaaatcaataataaagtcATCAGAGAGTTTTGTAAGAAATTTAAAACAGAATACGGAAATATCTCACATTTGAATACTTCTAAAAACTCCAATTTGGGATCCtctaaaaataaacttaaaCAAGAAATGCTAGAGTATACCTTCTCACTTGATTCTGGGAAAATAAGATATCCCCAAACTAAAAGGTTGCTGACTGAATGTTTTGTTCCATACTTAGCATCATTTTTGGAACTTGAGAAAGAATTTCTACTAAAGAAAGTAACTAAAGAACTGGCTCCTGATGAGAAAATGACAGAAAATATACAAATAAGACGTGAGACAGACATCCTTGGGCAGTACGAAACTATTCCTCTCATATGGACCTCCTCTAAAAATCTTTCTCAGCTTATTAATACAGTATTCCAACAAATTGAACATCTAATTGATTATGACGATATATATCTACAATTCAATGCTTTAGTTTTACAAATAGTACAAACATATATAGaccaaaaaattatttcatgTAACATACAAAGAGCACTAGAcaaaattacaaataataacatCTATTCAGGAGGGTcttcatttgaaaatattgtcGAAGCTGTGGTTACAACAGTCTCCACTCAAACCAGTAAAGTTGCTGCAACTACAGGAGGAATTCTTTTCACTTCAGTTTCCCATGATCACATAAACTCTGAGTTAAAATACAATGCTCGAAGGCTAGCTGCAACTCTTGGCTCTATAGATTACCTTGAATGGATACATGCAAGATTGGAGTATATGACTAAAGGAAGCCGAATCAACGATACCTTAGAATTTATTGAGGTTAATGCGGATGCTAGAAGTCGAGATTTAAGGCCTAGAGGCCAAAACGTCATGTTTAGTAATTACATGTGGGTCTCGAAACGAAAAATTTTAGGCTGTGTAGTCAAAGAACTATCACGACCATTAACACTGAGCATGTCAGAATGGTACACAAAAAAAACACAAAAGCTCAACGAGATGATGATGGTGAAAGGTATTTTGGAGTCTGAGCTGCCGACTTTAGGTAATAGCTTTACGGGCGGCATTTCGAGTTTGGCTCAGGTTTTGGGCGAATCTTTGGTAAAACAATATGTCCAATACTCTCAGTACATGCCAACCATTTACAAATACAGTATAATAAGCCAGGTCATGATGCACAGTCTGAGAAATAACTGGAAATTTGTGGTATCTCTCAAAGGTCCACTACACTATGGCACACTAGAGGTGGTGGTCAATGAGCAACAGAAGCTATCCTCTCTCTTTCTGGAACTTCCGTCATACTTTCCAGCGATGTACGTTCCTAGGGCATATGTTAATAATGTAAAAGTCATTATGAGCAAAAGTATCGTCTTTCTTCGTATTGCACAAAAAAAAGCGGCTCAAATGAATGATTCTCAGCTTGACCAGACTTCCATACAACATTTTACGACACAGCTGTACAGAAATCTTGAAATCGAGCCTGAAAGAGATGAACTCTCAGCCTTCCATATAAACCTGGCTCTAAGACTTGGAAATAACACCGGCCAACACCAACAACTTCGACCAACataa